Sequence from the Bacillus thuringiensis genome:
AAATAAAATATCTTTCCTCTCTTCGTCTGGTAACTTTCTAAGATGACTTGATAATTCCTTAAGAAACTGTTCTTTACTCATCCCATTCCACCCCTTCAATAATTTCTTGTACGCCTTTCGCAAAATCACGCCACTCTGTTACCAACAAATTCAGTTGCGTTTCCCCTTGCTCAGTTAGTTGATAATATTTACGAGGCGGCCCCTCCGTAGATTCTTTTAAATACGTTTGAAAATATCCTTCTTTCGTTAAACGACGTAATAAAGGATACACTGATCCTTCCGATATTAAAAATTTATTTGAGATTTGCTGAACAAGTTCATAACCGTAGCAATCCTTACGTTTCACAAGTGCCAACACACACAGTTCTAACACACCTTTTTTAAACTGAACGTTCAAGGATAGTCCTCCTTTCTCATTTCAGTACTGTTCAATACACGGTACCTTTATTATCCATAATATACCACTTAGTATTGTTTATTGCAAGGTACTATATTTTTAAACACTTGAACTTTAATATTAAACATATCCGATACCGAACAAAACATATCATACATTTTTTTATACCCATAGATATTACGCATGTTACTTTTACTTATCCACTCTTTTGGAACAAACAAATAATTCGAATTTCACCACGTTACATTAAAGATATGGAATAAAACTTTAAATACCTCCATAATTTTTTTCTGGCATTTTTGAGGCATCTATTCAATTCATTTCAACTAACAACTATATTGCCCACAAACAAAAAAAGCCTTAATACGTAGTATCAAGGCTTTTTAATCTCTTAGTAAAGAGACATATATTGATCGCGTTCCCATTGGTGAACTTGCGTTCTAAAGATATCCCACTCAATCTCTTTCGCTTCGATGAAGTGCTCAAGTAAATGCTCACCTAGTGCACCACATACTACTTCATTAGATTGTAATGTAACTAACGCTTGCGCTAATGTTGCTGGTAAGTCAACGATACCCGCTTCTTCACGCTCTTCTTTTGTCATTACATAG
This genomic interval carries:
- a CDS encoding PadR family transcriptional regulator; translation: MNVQFKKGVLELCVLALVKRKDCYGYELVQQISNKFLISEGSVYPLLRRLTKEGYFQTYLKESTEGPPRKYYQLTEQGETQLNLLVTEWRDFAKGVQEIIEGVEWDE